CGCCGACCAGCTCATCACACCTTCCGCCCCTCCTTCCAAAAAGCTTGCTCGTCGTCTGCGGCAGCTGCCCCAGAAGATTGACCTCGCGAACCTGCGCGTCGGCCAGAAACTCGGCCTGATCGCCCTGGCTTTCGCGGTGCCCGTGGCCGTCCCCCTGTCCTTTCTGGTCGTGCAGCAGCAGAAGAGCATCAACGTGCTGAGTGAAGAACAGCATGGCATGGACGCACTGCAAAAGCTCAGCCCGCTGGCACCGCTGGTGCTGCAGCACGGAAACGTCAGTGTGCGTCTCGCGTCGGGTGACAAAAGCGCCAAAGCAGCGGGCGCTGCGCTGTCTTCACAGGTCGCAGCGCTCCTGGTGGAACTGCGTGCTGCTTCCCAGCGGCATCCGGAGTTGGCCCTCGACGGGCCGCTCTCGGATTTCGAAGAGCTCTGGGCGCTCAGCAGCAGTGGTGAAACCGCCGGAGATATCGACGACAGTATCGAGTCGTATACCAGCCTGATCAGCACCAACCTCGCCGAGCTTTACAACCTCATCGGACAGAACTCCGGCCTGATTCTCGACGCCGACCTGGCATCCAACCGAATGCAGGATCTGCTGATCAACGCCCTGCCCAGCCTGCAGACGGAACTGGGTGAGCTGCGCATGCTGGTGAGCGCCTCGCAAGGCAAGAACAAGCTTGACGAGTACCAGGAGCGCCTCAAGGGCAACATGTCGCTCCTGAACACCTACAATGCGCGCACGGAACTGACAAGCGGCTACGTGCTGGAAGCCAGTCCTCAGCTTCGCGAAACCCTGGGCTCGGCCAGCGACTTCCTGTCCGGCAAGGTCACCTCGTACCTGAGCGCCGTGGAATCGGCGATGCAAACCGGCGAATTTAGCAAAGAAACGGTCAGCTACCTCGACGGATTGGCCCTGGAAGCCCTCAGCGCGTCGGACGACATGACCAAGGTCACGACCACCGCCCTCACCGACAGCCTGAATGCGCGCGCCACGCAGCTGAACGTCAGCCGTGTGACCACCCTGCTGGGAATAGGCGCCGTCATCGCGCTGGCCCTGACCCTGCTGGGACTGATCGCCCGTTCGATCACCCAACCCCTGTCGAGGCTCGCCAATGCCGCACAGGCGCTTGGTCGTGGTGAACTCGACATCCACGTCGAGGCACGCGGCAAGGACGAAATTGGCGTGGTGGCCTCGTCGTTCAACGAAGCTGCCGCTCAGCTGCGTCAGGCAGAACTCAAGAACGCAGAAGAACGCGAGAATGCGCTGCAGCTGCAAAAGAACATCAACGAATTCCTGGACGTGACCATGAGCGTGGCCGAGGGTGACCTCAGCCGCCGCGGACGGGTTACCGACGACGTGCTTGGAAACGTCGTCGACGCCATCAACCTGGCGCTCGACGAGGTGGCGAGCGTGCTGATCGACGTACACGAGGTGGCACAGCAGGTCAACGCCAGCGCCGACGAGGTGGCCAGCACGTCGAACGTGCTGACGCGCTCCGCACAGGACCAGACGTCACGCACCGAGCGCATGCAGGTCCAGACCCAGGAATTTACCCGCGTGTTCCGCTCCATGGCCGAGCAGGTCGAAGAAACCGCCCAGGCCGCCGAACGCACGCTGGAAGCCTCGCAAGCCGGTCAGACCGCCGTGCAGGATACCCGGCGCGGTCTGGAAGAGCTGCGCGGCGAAATGCAGGACATCTCTGCAAGCATGACGGCCCTCGCCGCGCGTTCGGGAGAAATCAGCGAAATCGCCGAAACCATCACGAACTTCGCGTCGCAGACGACCCTGCTCGCGCTCGGTGCCTCGCTGGAGGCTGCCGGTGCCGGTGAGTCGGGCAAACGCTTCATGGTGGTGGCCGAGGGTGTGCGTCAGCTCGCCGAGGATTCCGCGAACGCCGCGTACCGAGTGGAGAGCATCGTGAAACTGCTGCAGGGCGACATCTCCAGCCTCGCTTCGCGCGTGCAGTCGGGCGCGCAGGGTGTGAACGCCGGTTACCAGGTCGCGCAGCGCGCCGGAGAGCTGCTGCGCGAAATCGAGACGCTCGCCGGGCAGTCGGCACGCATCGCGACGGGCATCACCGATGTGACGCGCCAGCAGGTGAACGAAGCCGAGCAGGTACACGAAGCCGTGAGCTTCATCACCACCACCGCTTCTCAGGCCGAAGGGGAAAGTCTGCGCACGCTGCGCTCCGCCGAGCGGCTCAACGAGCTCGCACGGCAGCTCAGCGCCCAGCTGGCCCGCTTCCGGCTGAGCTCGTGAGGAAACGTGACCATGCAATCTCCCGCACTTCACTTCAACGTCTCGCCCTCGGGAAAGGAACTCCGGTGACATCATGACCATGGACGTGACACTGTCCGGTGACTTGTTCGAGAGCTTCCTGCTGGACTCCTGGGACGCTTTCGGGCAGTTCGAGATGGCCATTGGGGCACTCGACACGCAATACAGCGAAGAAGCCCTGGCACAGATCGCCGGACTCAGCCACCGCATCCGCGGCACCACCGCGCTGTACGGCTTCGGGCAGATGTCGCGTCTTGCCGCGCTGGCCGAGCGCCTGCTGGAATTCCGTCCGGAGCTCGATCAGGAAGGCCGCGCGGGCCTGATCGCCTTCTTCGAGCGCCTCGCCGTTTGTCTGAGAAGTGCTTTGGAGCGCATCTCGAACCGGCGCGGAGAGGGCGACCTCGGGTTGCAGTTCACCGAGATCGGCGGTACGGCGCTGCTGCGCCGCCTGCTCGATCAGCAAGGCCACGCCTTTGCCCAGAAAAGCGCCAGGTCGCAGACGGGCGCGGGCGCGGCTTCCCAGCTGACGCGCTTTGCACGCGAGAATGCCGACGTATGGGAGTACTTTGCGCCCGAAGCGCGCGAGCACATCGAGCTGATGCGCGCCGCCCTCGACAGCGGCGATCTCAGCGCCGACACCATCACGACACTTTTCCGCTCTGCACACACCCTCAAGGGGTCTTCGTACATGGTGGGCTTTTCACCGCTGGGCGATCTGGGCCACGTGCTCGAGGACGTGCTCAGCGCGGTGCGTGACGCCCAGCTCACCCTCGATCCGGCAGTGGTGCTCACCCTCGGCGAAGGCGTGGACCTGGCCGAGCGGCTGCTGCGTGTCGCAGAAGGTGAAAATGTCGATCTCGGCCGGGTGATTCGTCACACCAAGCGCAAGCTGAACGCATTGATCGGGGTGGAGATGCCCGACACGGGCGCAGAGGCGGCCCCGGCCCCCTCCCCTGCCCCGGCGCCCAGCGCGGCGTCAGGCGACGCCCGCGCCACCGTGCGCGTTCCAGTCGAGAAACTCGACGCGCTGATGAGCATGGCGAGCGAACTGATCGTGACGCGTGGACGCCTGACCTACCAGCTCGGTCAACTTTCGGAAATGGGGGCGCTGCTCTCGCGCGCGCGTGAGCGCATGACGCACACGGCGCGCGAATTCGAGGAGAAGTACCTCAATCCGCACCTGGCGCTGGGCGAAAAGGAAACCGAAAGCGAAAGTGCACCTCAGGCCGCGCGCGGCGTCAGTGCGACGGTGCAGGAAATGTTCGACGAGCTGGAATTCGACAGCTACACCGACCTGAACATCGTGGCGCGCTCGGTCACCGAGATTTCCTCGGACCTCGCGGAGCTGCAGCTGCAGCTCGACGCCCAGCTCTCGGCGCTGCACGACGAAGGCGAGACACTCTCGAAGCTCGCCCGCACCCTGCGCGGTGAGGTTGCGCGCGCACGCCGCGTACCGTTCGGGCAGGCCGTCACCCGCCTGAAACGCTGGGCCCGGACACGGGACGGCGGCACCGCGTTTTCGCTTGACGTCAGCGGCGAAAACGTGGAAGTAGACACCTTCGTGCTCGAAGCGGTGGTGGACCCGCTGCTACACCTGCTGAACAACTCGCTTGTTCACGGCATCGAGGACCCGCAGACGCGTGTGGCGGCTGGCAAAGCACCGGAGGGGCGCATCAGCGTTCACGCGGCGCAGCACGGCCCGTTTCTTGACATCGAAGTGCGCGACGACGGCGCGGGCATCAACTCCGAAAAAGTGCGCGAGGCCGCCCGCGGACGGGTCCCTGACGAAGAACTCGCCGTCATGACCGACGACGAACTGACGGCGCTGATTTTTCTGCCCGGCTTTTCGACGGCCAAAGAAGTGACGGCGGAAGCGGGTCGTGGCGTGGGCATGGACGTGGTGGCCAGCAACATCCGGCGACTGGGCGGCGAGGTGCTGGTGCGCTCCCAGAAGGGTGTTGGTACCACGTTCACCCTGCGCGTACCCCTTACGCAACAGATCACAGAAACCCTGGCGTTTCGCGTCGGGATGCACACTGCCGCCTTCCCGACCGCCGTCGTGCGGGCGCTGCGCAGCGTACCGTCGGACGAGGTTGTCACGGGCGAGCAGGGCGAACGGGTCACCGTTGAAGGAGAGTCGGTGCGCCTGCTGCGCCTGCGTACCTTGTGGGGCTATGAAGCCGCTACAATGAACACCACGCAGATGAAAAGCACGACGACTGACGGCGACGAACTCTCGGTCATCGTGGTCGAGACTGCCGGAAGGCGGCTCGCCATTGCCGTCGACGAGTTTCTGGGTCTTGAAGAACTGGCGATCCACTCGGGCGGTCCGCTGCTCGAGCACGTGCCGTACGTCAGTGGCACCACCCTTTCCAGCGCCGGTGAGGTGGTCATGCTGCTGGACGCTCAGGGCATCGAGCGTCTGGACGCACAGCGCAGCGGACACAAGGCCTGGCCGACCGTGGCTGTCAGCTCGCGCCGCCAGCGCCTCCTGTTGATCGACGACTCGGTCAGCGTGCGCCGCGTCGTGGCTCGCATGCTGGAACGCGGTGGCTTCGACGTGGTGACCGCCTCGGACGGGTACGACGCCCTCGAACTGCTGCGCTCGGACACGGATTTCGACGCGGTCCTCACCGACCTCGAAATGCCGCGCGTCAGCGGTTACGAGGTGATCGAGGAAGTTCGTCGCCGCAGCAGCACGGCCCATCTGCCCGTGATCGTCATGACCACGCGTGCGGGTGACAAGCACCAGCAGCTGGCCATGTCGCTTGGGGCCAACGAGTACTTCAGCAAGCCCATCGACGAAACGCGCCTCATCCGCCGGCTCGCCGAAATCACCCGAGGAGCGGCGCACCGGGCATGAACTCTTTTGGCACCGTACTTCTGATCATGTCGCAGATGGCGCGCGCGGCGCAGTTCGAAGCATATCTGCGCGCGGCTGGCGCAGAGGTGCTGCGTGCCGAAAGCGGGCTGCACGCGCTGACCCAACTCGAACGCACTGCTCCGGACGCCATCGTGTGCGCCGCGCAGCTCGAGGACATGAGCGGACGTGAACTGCTGGCGATTCTGCGCGACGACAGCCAGTTTCGTGAAGTGGTGTTCTTGCTGCTCGACAGCGAAGAAGACGACGAATTCGGAATTCACGATGCCGCCATCGCGTCACCGGCCAGCCCGGCACAGGCCGTGCAGGAACTTCTGCCTGTACTGTTGCGGGACTCGCTGGGCAGTGGTAAGGCCGTGGAAGGCAACCTCGAAATCCTGGGGCTCGACGGCCTGCTCTCGGCACTCACGCAGGGACGCCGCAGCGGACGGCTGGAGATTTTCCAGCTGAGCTGCGGGGGCGAGCTGTGGCTGTCGCAAGGGCAGCTCATCAACGCCCGCTACGGCTACCACGATGGTGAAGAGGCCGCGATCGCCCTGCTGCAGGGAAGTCACGTGCTCCTCAATGCCGACTACGCCTTTTACGTGCTCGATGTGGGCGACCTGCCCCGTGTGATCGACACCCCGACCCGCACCCTGCTGCAACGCGCCGAACTCGCAGGGCCG
The Deinococcus peraridilitoris DSM 19664 genome window above contains:
- a CDS encoding methyl-accepting chemotaxis protein, which gives rise to MESNADQLITPSAPPSKKLARRLRQLPQKIDLANLRVGQKLGLIALAFAVPVAVPLSFLVVQQQKSINVLSEEQHGMDALQKLSPLAPLVLQHGNVSVRLASGDKSAKAAGAALSSQVAALLVELRAASQRHPELALDGPLSDFEELWALSSSGETAGDIDDSIESYTSLISTNLAELYNLIGQNSGLILDADLASNRMQDLLINALPSLQTELGELRMLVSASQGKNKLDEYQERLKGNMSLLNTYNARTELTSGYVLEASPQLRETLGSASDFLSGKVTSYLSAVESAMQTGEFSKETVSYLDGLALEALSASDDMTKVTTTALTDSLNARATQLNVSRVTTLLGIGAVIALALTLLGLIARSITQPLSRLANAAQALGRGELDIHVEARGKDEIGVVASSFNEAAAQLRQAELKNAEERENALQLQKNINEFLDVTMSVAEGDLSRRGRVTDDVLGNVVDAINLALDEVASVLIDVHEVAQQVNASADEVASTSNVLTRSAQDQTSRTERMQVQTQEFTRVFRSMAEQVEETAQAAERTLEASQAGQTAVQDTRRGLEELRGEMQDISASMTALAARSGEISEIAETITNFASQTTLLALGASLEAAGAGESGKRFMVVAEGVRQLAEDSANAAYRVESIVKLLQGDISSLASRVQSGAQGVNAGYQVAQRAGELLREIETLAGQSARIATGITDVTRQQVNEAEQVHEAVSFITTTASQAEGESLRTLRSAERLNELARQLSAQLARFRLSS
- a CDS encoding hybrid sensor histidine kinase/response regulator, which produces MTMDVTLSGDLFESFLLDSWDAFGQFEMAIGALDTQYSEEALAQIAGLSHRIRGTTALYGFGQMSRLAALAERLLEFRPELDQEGRAGLIAFFERLAVCLRSALERISNRRGEGDLGLQFTEIGGTALLRRLLDQQGHAFAQKSARSQTGAGAASQLTRFARENADVWEYFAPEAREHIELMRAALDSGDLSADTITTLFRSAHTLKGSSYMVGFSPLGDLGHVLEDVLSAVRDAQLTLDPAVVLTLGEGVDLAERLLRVAEGENVDLGRVIRHTKRKLNALIGVEMPDTGAEAAPAPSPAPAPSAASGDARATVRVPVEKLDALMSMASELIVTRGRLTYQLGQLSEMGALLSRARERMTHTAREFEEKYLNPHLALGEKETESESAPQAARGVSATVQEMFDELEFDSYTDLNIVARSVTEISSDLAELQLQLDAQLSALHDEGETLSKLARTLRGEVARARRVPFGQAVTRLKRWARTRDGGTAFSLDVSGENVEVDTFVLEAVVDPLLHLLNNSLVHGIEDPQTRVAAGKAPEGRISVHAAQHGPFLDIEVRDDGAGINSEKVREAARGRVPDEELAVMTDDELTALIFLPGFSTAKEVTAEAGRGVGMDVVASNIRRLGGEVLVRSQKGVGTTFTLRVPLTQQITETLAFRVGMHTAAFPTAVVRALRSVPSDEVVTGEQGERVTVEGESVRLLRLRTLWGYEAATMNTTQMKSTTTDGDELSVIVVETAGRRLAIAVDEFLGLEELAIHSGGPLLEHVPYVSGTTLSSAGEVVMLLDAQGIERLDAQRSGHKAWPTVAVSSRRQRLLLIDDSVSVRRVVARMLERGGFDVVTASDGYDALELLRSDTDFDAVLTDLEMPRVSGYEVIEEVRRRSSTAHLPVIVMTTRAGDKHQQLAMSLGANEYFSKPIDETRLIRRLAEITRGAAHRA
- a CDS encoding response regulator, encoding MNSFGTVLLIMSQMARAAQFEAYLRAAGAEVLRAESGLHALTQLERTAPDAIVCAAQLEDMSGRELLAILRDDSQFREVVFLLLDSEEDDEFGIHDAAIASPASPAQAVQELLPVLLRDSLGSGKAVEGNLEILGLDGLLSALTQGRRSGRLEIFQLSCGGELWLSQGQLINARYGYHDGEEAAIALLQGSHVLLNADYAFYVLDVGDLPRVIDTPTRTLLQRAELAGPRTNFIHTATSAALVQEPK